Proteins from one Erythrolamprus reginae isolate rEryReg1 chromosome 6, rEryReg1.hap1, whole genome shotgun sequence genomic window:
- the SMO gene encoding protein smoothened, translating into MAGGGRLRCALACCWLGLLCAAASSSPSPPPNGSAPSEDRCKRAAPCEALRESSCLGSPLPYAATSTLLAGDSSSQAEAHDKLLLWSGLRNAPRCWDVIQPLLCAVYMPKCQDGQVELPSQTLCQATRGPCTIVERERGWPDFLKCTTDRFPEGCPNEVQNIKFNSSGRCEAPLVQTDNPKSWYEDVEGCGIQCQNPLFTQKEHHEMHTYIAAFSSVTIFCTFFTLATFLADWKNSNRYPAVILFYVNACFFMGSIGWLAQFMDGARGEIVCRADGTMRLGEPTSNETLSCVIIFVIVYYSLMSGVIWFVMLTYAWHSSFKALGTTYQPLAGKTSYFHLVTWSIPFVLTVAILAVAQVDGDSVSGICFVGYKNYHYRAGFVLAPIGLVLIIGGYFLIRGVMTLFSIKSNHPGLLSEKAASKINETMLRLGIFGFLAFGFVFITFGCHFYDFFNQAEWERSFREYVLCEANVTIASQTDKPAPDCEIKNRPSLLVEKINLFAMFGTGISMSTWVWTKATLLIWKRTWGRLTGRSSNEPKRIKKSKMIAKAFSRRKELQHNPEQELSFSLRTVSHEGPVAGLVFDLSEPSGDMSSAWAQHVTKMVARRGAILSQDVSVTPVATPVPPEERASHWLMEGEFSSRRAKKTTRKKKKHRKKKEVCLSGPAAETCTPNYFTQGAPSSVPRLPRLPQTKCFVADPQQSRALDDVLLSRGDPEWRPRAFRQSEPAMARQARDLPSGICRRNNPPDLINHPFCPDFGGPEEMGPELGAWPFPGQQPSRFQRAALHASARSSAALFLGGDVYGVQPPLGRRGGLPPIHSRTNLMDAELVDLDSDF; encoded by the exons ATGGCCGGCGGCGGGCGGTTGCGCTGCGCCCTGGCCTGCTGCTGGCTGGGGCTCCTCTGCGCGGcggcttcttcttctccttctcctccgccCAACGGCAGCGCGCCGTCGGAGGATCGGTGCAAGCGCGCCGCGCCCTGCGAGGCCCTCCGCGAGAGCAGCTGCCTGGGCTCGCCGCTGCCTTACGCCGCCACCTCTACGCTGCTGGCCGGGGACTCGAGCTCGCAGGCGGAGGCGCACGACAAGCTGCTGCTCTGGTCCG GTTTGCGAAACGCCCCACGCTGCTGGGATGTGATCCAGCCGCTCTTGTGTGCCGTGTACATGCCCAAGTGCCAAGATGGGCAGGTGGAACTGCCCAGCCAGACGCTGTGCCAAGCCACGCGGGGGCCCTGCACCATCGTGGAACGAGAGAGGGGCTGGCCCGACTTCCTCAAATGTACCACAGATCGGTTCCCCGAAGGGTGCCCG AACGAGGTCCAGAATATTAAATTCAACAGCTCGGGGCGATGCGAAGCCCCCCTGGTGCAGACCGACAACCCCAAGAGTTGGTACGAGGACGTGGAAGGTTGTGGGATCCAGTGCCAGAACCCGCTTTTCACCCAGAAGGAACATCATGAGATGCACACCTACATCGCCGCCTTCAGCTCGGTCAccattttttgcacctttttcacGCTG GCCACCTTCTTAGCCGACTGGAAGAATTCGAACCGTTACCCGGCCGTGATCCTCTTCTACGTCAACGCCTGCTTCTTCATGGGCAGCATCGGGTGGCTGGCCCAGTTCATGGATGGCGCTCGCGGGGAGATCGTCTGCCGGGCTGATGGCACCATGCGCTTGGGAGAACCCAC CTCCAACGAGACCCTGTCCTGCGTGATCATCTTTGTGATTGTCTACTATTCCCTGATGTCCGGTGTGATCTGGTTCGTCATGCTGACGTACGCCTGGCACTCCTCCTTCAAGGCGCTGGGCACCACCTACCAGCCACTGGCGGGCAAGACCTCCTACTTCCACCTGGTGACGTGGTCCATCCCCTTTGTCCTCACGGTGGCCATCTTGGCAGTGGCACAG GTGGATGGAGATTCGGTGAGCGGCATCTGTTTCGTGGGGTACAAAAACTACCACTATCGCGCAGGATTCGTCCTCGCCCCCATCGGCCTGGTGTTAATTATCGGGGGCTATTTCCTGATCAGAG GAGTGATGACTCTCTTTTCCATCAAAAGCAACCATCCGGGCCTCTTGAGCGAGAAGGCGGCGAGTAAGATCAACGAGACCATGTTACGCCTTG GGATCTTTGGCTTCCTGGCCTTTGGCTTCGTCTTCATCACCTTCGGCTGCCACTTCTACGACTTCTTCAACCAGGCCGAGTGGGAACGCAGCTTCCGGGAATATGTGCT GTGCGAGGCCAACGTGACGATCGCCTCCCAGACCGACAAGCCGGCCCCAGACTGCGAGATCAAGAACCGTCCCAGCCTCCTGGTGGAGAAGATCAACCTCTTCGCCATGTTCGGCACTGGCATCTCCATGAGCACCTGGGTGTGGACCAAAGCTACTTTGCTCATCTGGAAGCGCACCTGGGGCAG gctgACCGGACGGAGCAGCAACGAGCCCAAGAGGATCAAGAAAAGCAAGATGATCGCCAAGGCCTTCTCCCGGAGGAAGGAGCTGCAGCACAACCCCGAGCAGGAGCTCTCCTTCAGCCTGCGCACCGTCTCCCACGAGGGGCCCGTCG CCGGTTTGGTGTTCGATCTCAGCGAGCCTTCGGGAGACATGTCCTCGGCTTGGGCGCAACACGTGACCAAGATGGTGGCCAGGAGAGGCGCCATCTTGTCTCAGGACGTCTCCGTCACACCTGTAGCCACGCCAG TGCCCCCCGAGGAAAGAGCCAGTCATTGGCTGATGGAGGGCGAGTTCTCCTCCCGGCGGGCCAAGAAAACGACTCGGAAGAAAAAGAAGcacagaaagaagaaggaggtttGCCTCTCCGGGCCGGCGGCCGAGACCTGCACCCCAAATTACTTCACCCAGGGGGCCCCCAGTTCCGTCCCACGCTTGCCCCGGCTCCCCCAAACCAAGTGTTTTGTCGCCGACCCGCAACAAAGCCGAGCTTTGGATGACGTCCTTTTGTCTCGAGGGGACCCCGAGTGGAGACCCCGAGCCTTCCGGCAGTCGGAGCCTGCCATGGCTAGACAGGCCCGGGACCTGCCTTCCGGCATCTGCCGGCGCAACAACCCACCGGATCTCATCAACCACCCGTTTTGCCCCGATTTTGGCGGTCCCGAGGAAATGGGTCCGGAACTTGGAGCATGGCCATTCCCCGGACAGCAGCCGTCGCGTTTTCAGAGGGCCGCCCTCCATGCTTCCGCCAGGAGCTCAGCTGCTTTGTTCCTGGGTGGCGACGTCTATGGGGTGCAGCCGCCTCTAGGCAGAAGGGGTGGGTTGCCCCCCATCCATTCCCGGACAAACCTGATGGACGCCGAGTTGGTAGATCTGGACTCCGACTTCTAG